A genomic stretch from candidate division WOR-3 bacterium includes:
- a CDS encoding NADH:ubiquinone oxidoreductase, with protein sequence MSGEQKQRRIVPIGPYHPLQEEPEFFKLIVEGETVVDLEIHLGYNHRGHEFISPELTYEQVPFLVERICGICSNSHPLAAVLAIEDCAGIKPPPRANYIRSIIHELERIHSHLLWVGLAGHFIGYNTVWMWAWRYREHILEVFEMITGNRNHYAANKPGGVRWDIKPEQIPQIEAVLDVVEKKTMMLTKAVLDDPVIRARLEGVGILTKEQALHWSVVGPTARASGVDIDVRRDDPHAAYDQVPWNVIVLPEGDVFAKAKVRLLEIFESVKIIRGCLKNLPDGPIDIRIDEVPPGEGIGRTEAPRGEVFHYIRSDGSNRPLRHKIRAPSYMNIASNVVAVRGGSIADAALTLAAVDPCYCCTERMAAFENGKLKFTGNELLRLSWEKTEKIRERFK encoded by the coding sequence ATGAGCGGTGAGCAAAAGCAGCGGCGTATTGTCCCAATTGGTCCCTATCATCCATTGCAGGAGGAGCCGGAGTTTTTCAAACTGATTGTGGAAGGCGAGACGGTGGTGGACCTGGAGATTCACCTTGGCTACAACCATCGGGGTCATGAGTTTATTTCACCGGAGTTGACCTATGAGCAGGTGCCGTTTCTCGTGGAAAGAATTTGCGGCATCTGTTCCAATTCGCACCCCTTAGCAGCGGTGCTGGCGATTGAAGACTGTGCCGGGATTAAACCGCCACCCCGGGCAAACTACATCCGTAGCATCATCCATGAACTGGAGCGGATTCACTCGCACTTACTCTGGGTTGGTCTTGCGGGCCATTTCATCGGATACAACACGGTCTGGATGTGGGCGTGGCGTTACCGGGAGCACATCCTTGAGGTTTTTGAGATGATTACCGGTAACCGGAACCACTACGCTGCTAATAAACCGGGTGGTGTGCGCTGGGACATCAAGCCGGAGCAGATTCCCCAGATTGAGGCGGTGCTTGATGTGGTGGAAAAGAAGACGATGATGCTTACCAAGGCGGTGCTTGACGACCCGGTGATTCGTGCCCGATTAGAAGGGGTGGGGATTCTGACAAAAGAGCAGGCGCTGCACTGGTCGGTTGTTGGACCAACCGCACGCGCTTCTGGCGTGGATATTGATGTTCGGCGCGACGACCCCCATGCCGCTTATGACCAGGTGCCCTGGAATGTGATTGTTTTGCCTGAAGGCGATGTGTTTGCCAAGGCAAAGGTGCGGCTTCTGGAGATATTTGAGTCGGTTAAAATCATTCGTGGCTGTCTGAAGAATTTGCCGGATGGACCGATTGATATCAGGATTGATGAGGTTCCGCCTGGTGAAGGGATTGGCAGAACCGAGGCACCACGGGGTGAGGTGTTCCACTACATCCGTTCGGACGGTTCGAACCGGCCCTTGCGCCATAAGATTCGGGCACCAAGTTATATGAACATCGCTTCCAATGTGGTGGCGGTTCGGGGTGGTTCAATTGCGGATGCGGCGCTCACCCTGGCAGCGGTTGACCCCTGTTACTGTTGCACCGAACGGATGGCGGCGTTTGAGAACGGTAAACTGAAATTTACCGGTAATGAGTTGTTGCGGCTTTCCTGGGAAAAAACCGAGAAAATAAGGGAGCGATTCAAATGA
- a CDS encoding NADH-quinone oxidoreductase subunit C, with translation MSESLKLFQERFPDTMVFEKNPRRLYLTILREKLTAAARFLHEERGMRLSIATGIDTRDGFEVLYHFSEDTTGIIYTIKVFAPKDDPRIEAQGSWFPAAQWIEREMHELLGIEFIGHPNPAPLLTSDTDWEPDRFPLRRDYERRSEAHER, from the coding sequence ATGAGCGAATCACTGAAACTGTTTCAGGAGCGGTTTCCCGATACCATGGTGTTTGAGAAAAATCCGCGGCGTTTGTACCTGACAATTCTGCGGGAAAAACTGACTGCGGCGGCAAGGTTTCTCCACGAAGAGCGGGGGATGAGGCTTTCAATCGCCACCGGTATCGACACTCGGGACGGGTTTGAGGTGTTGTACCACTTTTCGGAAGACACAACCGGTATCATTTATACAATAAAGGTGTTTGCGCCCAAAGACGACCCACGGATTGAGGCTCAGGGCAGCTGGTTTCCTGCGGCGCAATGGATTGAGCGCGAGATGCACGAACTTTTAGGGATTGAGTTCATTGGCCACCCGAACCCGGCACCGCTTCTCACTTCGGACACCGATTGGGAACCGGACCGCTTCCCATTGCGCCGGGATTATGAACGGAGGAGTGAAGCCCATGAGCGGTGA
- the nuoB gene encoding NADH-quinone oxidoreductase subunit NuoB — MKDLRLWGLKKSPWVYHVAAASCNNCDIEILELLTPRYDVERFGVVLVGSPRHADALLVTGVINRKSLPRVLEVYEQTPKPCLVIAIGTCACNCHIFRNSYNAVGPYDKHIPVHAYIPGCPPKPEAMIMGVVKALSKL; from the coding sequence ATGAAAGACTTAAGACTCTGGGGACTTAAAAAATCACCTTGGGTTTACCATGTGGCGGCGGCGTCGTGCAACAACTGTGACATTGAGATACTGGAACTTTTGACACCACGCTACGATGTTGAACGGTTCGGGGTTGTTTTGGTAGGCTCGCCCCGGCATGCGGATGCGTTACTTGTTACCGGGGTCATCAATCGGAAATCTTTACCCCGGGTGCTTGAGGTTTACGAACAGACGCCCAAGCCCTGCCTGGTGATTGCGATTGGTACCTGTGCGTGTAACTGTCACATCTTCCGGAACTCGTACAATGCGGTTGGACCGTATGACAAACACATCCCGGTTCATGCCTACATTCCGGGCTGTCCACCAAAACCCGAGGCGATGATAATGGGTGTGGTAAAGGCGTTGAGTAAACTATGA
- a CDS encoding NADH-quinone oxidoreductase subunit H yields the protein MSSFLSGWRLVIAFIGTLIVVPVAGLILNWVDRFVSARVQWRKGPPFYQPFADILKLLLKQTIVPQGASRTVFLLSPLVGIAGMSLVALLLFFSNTGLVVAQKTSFIGDIIVLLYLLALVPLSFIVGASASRNPVAAVGASREMTLYLGYELPFVLALLVPIVKVAQRWDVASALRIGGLVAYQQQYGPFLYSVSGVIAAVIILFTIQAKLGYVPFDIPEAEQEIMSGVLVEYSGAPLAAFRITRAMMFVLLPLLLITVLWGGITDWWAILKFLLIVVLVVLMKNTNPRLRIDQALGFFWFILAPLGIIAVVLAFIGL from the coding sequence GTGAGTTCATTTTTGTCGGGATGGCGTCTGGTGATAGCGTTTATCGGTACCCTGATTGTTGTACCGGTTGCCGGACTGATTTTGAACTGGGTTGACCGGTTTGTTTCGGCGCGGGTGCAGTGGCGGAAAGGTCCGCCCTTTTATCAGCCATTTGCCGACATCCTGAAACTGCTATTAAAACAGACCATAGTTCCTCAGGGTGCTTCGCGTACGGTGTTTCTACTGTCGCCCCTGGTGGGCATAGCCGGGATGAGTCTGGTGGCGCTGCTTCTTTTCTTCAGCAACACGGGCTTGGTCGTAGCGCAGAAAACATCGTTTATCGGTGATATCATTGTGCTTTTATACCTCCTGGCACTGGTTCCGCTCAGTTTTATCGTGGGCGCCTCGGCATCACGCAACCCGGTTGCCGCGGTAGGTGCGTCCCGCGAGATGACATTATATCTTGGTTACGAACTGCCCTTTGTACTGGCGCTTCTCGTGCCGATTGTTAAGGTGGCACAGCGCTGGGATGTGGCGAGTGCTTTAAGAATTGGCGGACTGGTAGCCTATCAACAACAGTATGGGCCATTTTTGTATTCGGTTTCCGGTGTGATTGCGGCGGTGATTATCCTGTTTACGATTCAGGCAAAACTGGGTTATGTACCATTTGACATTCCTGAGGCGGAACAGGAGATAATGTCCGGGGTTCTGGTGGAGTATTCAGGTGCGCCCCTTGCGGCATTTCGCATCACCCGGGCGATGATGTTTGTCCTGCTGCCACTTCTCTTAATCACCGTGTTGTGGGGTGGTATTACCGATTGGTGGGCAATTTTGAAGTTTCTCTTGATTGTGGTTCTGGTGGTGTTGATGAAGAACACCAACCCCCGGCTCAGGATTGACCAGGCGCTCGGGTTTTTCTGGTTCATTCTGGCTCCATTGGGTATAATTGCGGTGGTATTAGCATTTATTGGCTTATGA
- a CDS encoding 4Fe-4S binding protein, with protein MASVGVKIKKRLVVRLDYCIGCRACEAACRSRFKGEARIRYAPVGETVFIPLPCRHCAEPLCAAACPFDVIKKDEENGIVYQSSVHCVGCKSCILACPFGVLDKDLLRRIAQKCNLCEDREAGPRCAASCPTGALQFVDEEEMKELMVGKRVLSRLPFWRRV; from the coding sequence ATGGCGAGTGTCGGCGTAAAGATTAAGAAGCGATTGGTCGTTCGTCTGGACTACTGCATTGGTTGTCGCGCCTGCGAAGCGGCGTGCCGGAGTCGGTTTAAAGGTGAAGCGCGCATTCGTTATGCGCCGGTAGGTGAGACGGTTTTCATACCCCTGCCCTGCCGGCATTGCGCCGAGCCTTTATGTGCTGCGGCGTGCCCGTTTGATGTGATAAAGAAGGATGAAGAGAACGGGATTGTATATCAGTCCAGTGTTCACTGTGTTGGTTGCAAATCGTGCATCCTTGCCTGTCCTTTCGGGGTTCTGGACAAGGATTTGTTGCGCCGGATTGCGCAGAAGTGCAACCTTTGTGAGGACCGGGAAGCTGGACCAAGGTGTGCGGCTTCCTGTCCCACCGGTGCGTTACAGTTTGTTGATGAAGAGGAGATGAAAGAGTTGATGGTTGGGAAGCGGGTGCTTTCCCGGTTGCCATTCTGGAGGCGGGTGTGA